One genomic region from Populus nigra chromosome 8, ddPopNigr1.1, whole genome shotgun sequence encodes:
- the LOC133701510 gene encoding putative UPF0481 protein At3g02645: protein MASHQSTMPYSTRSNSDFDEYQWVINIGRALEKELEEDDDESPVCIFTVPKTLMSSDPDSYTPQQLSLGPYHYRRAGLHEMERYKLSAAKKLQNQLQSHRFENLVEQLIKLEPQIRACYHKYLDFNAETLAWMMALDVSFLLEFLQIYSVRETKMLSRAPSGMSHLLDYSKRKSAHHVILRDMVMLENQVPQFILRKVLEFQYMSAELADEMLLSMVIGLAKELSPFKMIELPKTTEVLEHSHLLDFLYDIIVPKVEGPIEIVLEEVADQIESDNQQEEERSGVDSSYVKQLLNVTWNMVSQLKIAPVRLLKNISSSMAIKLKLSRTILSKLKNPDDRENEDSSTSTNKPPLVEEITIPSVTQLSKYGVSFIPTKGNISTIAFDKEKAAFHLPTISLDLNSEVMFRNLVAYEISSASGPLLFTRYIELMNGIVDTEEDARLLRESGIILNRLKSDEEVANMLNGMSNCKCIRLTKAPFLDKVIEDVNKYYDSLWMVKMKRFMKRFVFSSWQYLTMLAAILLFLLMAMEVFCSFYQCARIFHVDIFNTTSS from the coding sequence ATGGCTTCCCACCAGTCCACCATGCCATACAGTACTCGTTCGAATTCGGATTTCGACGAGTATCAATGGGTCATTAACATTGGACGAGCACTCGAAAAAGAGCTTGAAGAGGATGATGATGAAAGCCCGGTGTGCATTTTTACTGTCCCCAAGACCTTAATGTCTTCCGATCCCGACTCTTATACTCCACAACAACTTTCACTAGGCCCTTACCATTATCGGCGTGCTGGTCTTCACGAGATGGAGAGGTATAAGCTGTCAGCAGCCAAGAAACTGCAGAACCAACTTCAAAGCCACAGATTTGAAAATCTTGTCGAGCAGTTGATAAAGCTTGAACCACAGATTAGGGCATGCTACCACAAGTACTTGGATTTTAATGCTGAAACGCTAGCGTGGATGATGGCTTTGGATGTTTCGTTCTTGCTTGagtttcttcaaatttattctGTCAGAGAAACTAAGATGTTATCGAGGGCCCCGTCAGGAATGTCTCATTTGCTTGATTATTCGAAGAGGAAATCGGCTCATCATGTTATTCTCAGAGATATGGTGATGCTCGAGAATCAAGTTCCACAATTTATATTGAGAAAGGTGCTAGAGTTTCAATACATGTCGGCTGAATTAGCTGATGAAATGCTGCTGTCCATGGTTATAGGATTAGCTAAAGAGCTCTCCCCTTTCAAGATGATCGAGTTGCCAAAGACTACGGAAGTCTTGGAGCATTCCCACTTGCTAGACTTCTTGTATGACATTATCGTGCCCAAAGTGGAAGGACCGATCGAGATAGTACTTGAAGAAGTTGCAGATCAGATCGAAAGCGATAATCAGCAAGAAGAAGAACGATCTGGGGTAGATTCAAGTTACGTGAAACAACTCCTCAACGTGACTTGGAATATGGTTTCACAACTAAAGATAGCCCCAGTACGTTTGCTCAAGAACATTTCATCATCTATGGCGATCAAGTTGAAATTGTCTAGGACAATCCTATCTAAACTCAAAAATCCTGATGACCGTGAAAATGAGGACTCCAGTACAAGCACGAACAAGCCACCACTGGTAGAAGAGATCACAATTCCTTCGGTCACCCAGCTCTCAAAATATGGTGTTTCCTTCATCCCTACAAAGGGTAACATCTCAACCATTGCTTTCGACAAAGAGAAGGCTGCATTTCACCTGCCCACGATTAGTTTAGATTTAAACAGTGAGGTGATGTTCAGAAACTTGGTAGCATATGAAATATCAAGTGCATCAGGGCCCTTGCTTTTTACTCGATACATAGAACTGATGAATGGGATCGTCGACACGGAGGAGGATGCAAGATTGCTTAGAGAAAGCGGCATTATTTTGAACCGTTTGAAGAGTGATGAAGAAGTGGCCAATATGCTGAATGGGATGAGCAACTGCAAGTGCATTAGATTGACGAAAGCTCCATTCTTAGATAAGGTGATTGAAGACGTGAACAAGTATTATGATAGCCTATGGATGGTGAAGATGAAAAGATTCATGAAGCGGTTTGTGTTCTCTTCATGGCAATATCTCACCATGTTGGCCGCCATTTTGCTCTTTCTCTTAATGGCCATGGAAGTGTTCTGCTCATTTTATCAATGCGCCCGCATCTTTCACGTTGATATTTTCAACACTACCTcatcatga